ACCGGAGGCTGGGCTACCGGGTGGTGAGGCCGATGCCGAGCGGGGAGTCGGTGGAGGCGAGCCTGTCGTGGCTGAAGCCGTACTCGGGGAGCTGGCTGGCGCACCAGTTGGCGAGGCACCAGCCGCGCAACGAGAAGCTGAGGAGCACGGCGCGCGAGGCGCTGCGGGACGTGTATTTGAGAGGCTTCGAGCCGGCGCAGACGGACCCGGAGGTGAAGTGGTTCCTGGCGTACTGCGAGGCGAACGTGAGGTGGGTGCGCTTCACGGCGTTCGACTTCGCGGAGTGGTACCAGCACACGGGGCAGGCGTGCATGGTGCCGTTCCGCTTCATGGAGGCGGACGCGAGGCGGGAGTGGGAGATGCCGGAGGGCTTCAGCCTGGGGGCGCCGACGGAGGAGGAGAAGGCGGCGCTGTTCGAGCGGCTGAAGGAGACGAGGCCGGAGGCGTACCGGGAGGCGTTGGACCTGGTGCCGGAGCGCTTCGAGCTGGAAGGGCTGAAGGCGAAGTGGGCCGAGGCGGGACTGAAGCGGGAGCGGGACGTGCTGGTGGCGCGCAAGGACGGGCGCGCGCTGGCGGTGGGAATCCTGGAGACGGCGCACGTGGGGTTGAACCTGTTCCACGTGTTGGACGGGCTGCGAGTCATTTCGCTGGTGGACGAGGCGTCGCCGGAGGGGCAGGAGGCGTTGCTGGCGCTGCTGGCGGGAGCGGCGGAGTGGTACCGGGCGCGAGGGCTGAACGTGTTCGTGCACTACGTGGAGACGGAGCACACGGCGTACACGGAGAAGGCGAAGCTGGTGGACCTGGGAGAGGGACGGATCTGGATCCTCTCGGCGCAACTCCTGCCGGACTTCATCGAGCACCTGTGCGAGGCGACGACGCCGAGGGGAGATCTCTGAGAGGCATCACCCGCGAGTAGACCCAGGAGCAAGTAAGCCCAATAAGCCCCATCTCCGCCCAATATCCCCTCGCCCTCCGGGAGAGGGACGGGGTGAGGGTGCCACGGACCCGGGGTTAAGCCCGTGCGATGCTCCTCTCCCTCTGGGAGAGGGCTGGGGTGAGGGTTTGAGCACCGGAAGAGGCACGGGGCATCAGAACGGTGGTGCATTCGAGGCGGGCGCGGCATCATCCGCGAGCCTCGTAGGCACCTCGGATGGAAGACCTCAAACTCACAGCGGGGGAGCGCGAGAAGCTCGAGGAGCAGCTGCTCAAGGCCTTCGGCAAGCTGGAACTGGAGCGTCTGGCGCGCCGGGTCGATATCGAGTTGGGTCATATCGCGGAGGGGCCTCTGAGAGAGGCCGTGACGCAACTGCTCGACGAGGTGTTGCGCCTGGGCCGGTTGAAGCAGCTGGTGCGGATGGCGAGGCGCATCAACCCGACGCACCCGGGGCTCAACGGCGTGCTCGCCACCTTGCTGCCGCGGGAGTTGAAGGCGAACCAGGCCGCCGAGCTGGTCAAGATCCTCCAGGAGGGGGGATTGCCCTGGAGCCTGCTGGAGCAGCACTTCTGGCCCTCCATCCTCCCCAGCACCTGGCCCGGATCCTTCACGCAGCTCCAGGAAGAGCGCGAGTGCGTGGAGGAGCTCGTGGATGTGCTCGCGGAGTTCCCGGATCGCGATCCGCGGGGGCGGGCGTCACCGCTCTTCGAGTTCGTGCTGCGCCTGTGCAAAGGCCTGGATGCGGGGAGCGTGGCGGAGCGGCTGATGCAGTGGCTCGAGAGCACCGCGCTCGCGTTGGGCAAGGACCTGAACCGGATCAAGGAGCAGGGCCACCAGCTGCTCGGAGAGCTCTACCTGATGGTGAAGCTCGAGCGGGTGACGGTGGAGGGCTTCCAGGTCGAGGCGTGGCTGGCGGACAAACGGAGCCGGTTTCCCCGGGCCATCTACCAGGAGGAGCGATCCTGGAAGCTGGAGGAGATTCCGCAGGCGTTGCGGCAGATCTGGCGCCGGCGTGAGCTGGCCGAGCCCTTGAAGCAGCTCGGAGAGTCGAAGCTGACGGTCGAGTTCCTTCTCCCGAGGGAGCTGCTCCTCCACGCCGTGGAGGACTGGCGCGTGCTGCCGGGAGCGCCCATTGGAGCGCGCTATCAGGTGGTGGTCCGCTCCCTGGAGCGGGTCTACGCCGAGGTGCGGCCTCCGCTGGAACCGGAGCTGGAAGACCTGCCGCTCGCGTCCACCCCCTGGAACGAGAAGTGGAGGCTGTTCTCGAGCTCTCCCCAACCCCCTTCCAGACCGGTCTGGGTGCGCCGGGAGGCCGATCACCAGGGGGCTCGCTTCTTCGCGGATCTCGTCCTGCCCGAGGTGGTGTGCCTGGCGCTGACGATGACGCCTCCGGCGATCTCCGAGCTGACCTTGCGCGAGTTGATCCGCCACTGTCTGGTCAACGGAATGCCCATGGCTCTCTGGGCCAGGAAGCCGGAGTGTGGCGATGAGGAGATCCGGACCTTCTTCGATGGGTTGCTGAAGGACATGAGCCAGTTGCCGAGCGCGGTGCGGCAGGCCCGCTGGCAGGGCTTCAGCAGTGACGATGCGGGACACCTCGGAAAACACCTGACGCTGGTATGGGACGATCCCAACCGGCTGCCAGCGGATGCGCGTCCGGGCTCGGATTACAGCGCCCCCGGCCACATGGGAGTCACGGGATGAGCAAGCGGAGTGAACCGAAGCCGTGGTGGGTGTACCGGGGAAACGGCCAGCCGCATGAGGACATTGGCAAGCTTCCTCCCCCGCCGCCCTGGCGCAAGAGCAGGGGTCCCGCGCTCGAGCGGCCTCTCACCTCGGGCAACGGCCCGCCTCCCCGCTTCGAGGCCAGCGACGAAGTCATCGAGCTGGTGAACACCGCGCTCTATCTGCGGCGGCCCCTGCTGGTGACGGGCAAGCCGGGCTCGGGCAAGTCGTCGCTGGCGGAAGCCGTGGCGTGGGAGCTCAAGCTGGGGCGGCCACTGCGCTGGCCCATCAACACCCGCAGCACCCTGCAGGAGGGGCTCTATCGCTACGATGCCATCGGCCGGCTGCAGGAGGCCTCGCTCCAGGAGAAGCGGGGACGGGCGGAGGGCGCCGTGGCCGCGGATCCGGACATCCAGCAGTTCCTCCAGTTGGGACCGCTGGGAACGGCCCTCGCGCCCTCGAAGTACCCCCGCGTGCTGCTCATCGATGAGATCGACAAGAGCGACATCGACCTGCCCAATGATCTGCTCAACGTCTTCGAGGAGGGCGAGTTCGAGGTCCCCGAGCTGTCCCGGCTGGTCAGGACTGGAGCCGATGACGAGCGGAAGGTGCGGACGCTCGACGGCGAGTGGGCGCCGACCGATGAGGGCTGGGTCCGCTGCCATGCGTTCCCGCTGGTGATCATGACGAGCAATGGCGAGCGCGAGTTCCCCCCCGCGTTCCTGCGGCGCTGCCTGCAGCTCGACCTCAAGGAGCCGGGCCAGGAGCAGCTGGAGGCCATCATCCGGATCCATCTGGGTGACGAGGCGGTGGCCAAGGCGAGTCCGTACCTCCGGGCGTTCCTGGAGCGGCGCAGCAAGGACACCCTGGCGACGGATCAGCTGCTGAACGCCATCTACCTGGTAACCCGTGTTCCAGGTGCGCAGCACGACATGCAGTCCCTGGTGGAAGTCCTCTTCAAGAGCCTCGGTAGCCTCGGCACTCCATGATCTCCCGGCTCATCGACACGCTCCGGGCGGCGGGACTGGAGCCCGATGCACGGGAACTCGAGGAGATCCTGTGGCTCGCGCCCTTCCTCACCCCGGAGCCCGCTCACGATGAGGCGGAGCGCTCCAGCGACGGAAGCGAGGACGCGTCGGAACCTTCACGGCCATTGGAGGATGAGCAGCCCCGGGCGCGGCGGCCGGAGACACCCGCCGTGCAGCCGCCGGTGAGGCCCTCGCCGCCCGAAGCGGAAGTCGGGATGCCACGGCGTGAGCCGGGTGTGCCCACGCGACACGGTGGGAGCATGGTCTTCCGGAGTCCTGGTGCTCCAGCACTGCCGAACCCGTTGCAGCTCGGGAGGGCGTTGCGCCCCTTGAGAAGGCGCCGCGACTCGCACTGGCTGCGCGAGCTCGATGAGGTGGCGACGGCGGAGCGGATCGCGCGGGAGGGTCTGTGGAGCCCGGTGTTCCGG
The sequence above is drawn from the Archangium gephyra genome and encodes:
- a CDS encoding effector-associated domain EAD1-containing protein, translating into MEDLKLTAGEREKLEEQLLKAFGKLELERLARRVDIELGHIAEGPLREAVTQLLDEVLRLGRLKQLVRMARRINPTHPGLNGVLATLLPRELKANQAAELVKILQEGGLPWSLLEQHFWPSILPSTWPGSFTQLQEERECVEELVDVLAEFPDRDPRGRASPLFEFVLRLCKGLDAGSVAERLMQWLESTALALGKDLNRIKEQGHQLLGELYLMVKLERVTVEGFQVEAWLADKRSRFPRAIYQEERSWKLEEIPQALRQIWRRRELAEPLKQLGESKLTVEFLLPRELLLHAVEDWRVLPGAPIGARYQVVVRSLERVYAEVRPPLEPELEDLPLASTPWNEKWRLFSSSPQPPSRPVWVRREADHQGARFFADLVLPEVVCLALTMTPPAISELTLRELIRHCLVNGMPMALWARKPECGDEEIRTFFDGLLKDMSQLPSAVRQARWQGFSSDDAGHLGKHLTLVWDDPNRLPADARPGSDYSAPGHMGVTG
- a CDS encoding AAA family ATPase — protein: MSKRSEPKPWWVYRGNGQPHEDIGKLPPPPPWRKSRGPALERPLTSGNGPPPRFEASDEVIELVNTALYLRRPLLVTGKPGSGKSSLAEAVAWELKLGRPLRWPINTRSTLQEGLYRYDAIGRLQEASLQEKRGRAEGAVAADPDIQQFLQLGPLGTALAPSKYPRVLLIDEIDKSDIDLPNDLLNVFEEGEFEVPELSRLVRTGADDERKVRTLDGEWAPTDEGWVRCHAFPLVIMTSNGEREFPPAFLRRCLQLDLKEPGQEQLEAIIRIHLGDEAVAKASPYLRAFLERRSKDTLATDQLLNAIYLVTRVPGAQHDMQSLVEVLFKSLGSLGTP